The Candidatus Hinthialibacter antarcticus genome contains a region encoding:
- a CDS encoding sugar ABC transporter substrate-binding protein, whose product MKQWTFAVIIGLCVVCALVGCNRQTGPVGTKEYRIGFVMKTLNNPFFIRMEEGAKQAADELNIELVVQAADREIDVERQMQIIENMIETKIDALCITPSGSREVVTAIAKANAANIPVLIVDTKVDEQTAKDMNVSYLTFIGSDNYQGGFLAGQYFGEKYQGKTELAILEGIPGHETHDSRLQGFLDGIKGFPQLKVVTSQPANTERDQGFNVFQNILQTYPEVKALFCTNDMMALGAVEAISAAGKEGEIAVIGFDAVEEARKAIREGRMEGSIAQSPDEMGRVAVESAVKSLKGETIAEVLPVKIELITKENVDLAK is encoded by the coding sequence ATGAAACAATGGACTTTTGCCGTCATTATTGGATTATGCGTAGTCTGCGCCCTTGTCGGATGCAATCGCCAAACCGGGCCGGTTGGAACAAAAGAATACCGTATCGGTTTTGTGATGAAGACGCTGAACAATCCATTTTTCATCCGTATGGAAGAAGGAGCGAAACAGGCGGCGGATGAGTTAAATATTGAATTGGTCGTCCAGGCGGCTGATCGTGAAATAGACGTAGAGCGCCAGATGCAGATCATCGAAAATATGATCGAGACAAAAATTGACGCTCTGTGCATCACGCCGAGCGGCTCCCGCGAAGTCGTGACGGCAATCGCGAAAGCAAACGCAGCCAATATCCCTGTTCTGATTGTTGACACGAAAGTGGATGAACAAACCGCAAAAGACATGAATGTGAGTTACCTTACGTTCATCGGTTCCGATAATTACCAAGGCGGTTTTTTGGCTGGGCAGTATTTTGGTGAGAAATATCAAGGCAAAACCGAACTGGCAATTTTGGAAGGCATCCCCGGACATGAAACCCACGATTCCCGCTTACAGGGATTTCTGGATGGCATCAAAGGTTTTCCTCAGTTAAAAGTCGTCACCTCACAACCCGCGAATACCGAACGCGACCAGGGATTTAACGTGTTTCAAAATATCTTGCAAACCTATCCAGAAGTCAAAGCGCTATTTTGTACAAATGACATGATGGCGTTGGGGGCGGTCGAAGCCATATCCGCCGCAGGCAAAGAAGGCGAAATTGCTGTGATTGGTTTTGATGCGGTCGAAGAAGCGCGTAAGGCGATTCGCGAAGGCCGCATGGAAGGTTCCATCGCGCAGTCGCCGGATGAAATGGGGCGCGTCGCGGTTGAGAGCGCCGTTAAGTCTTTGAAAGGCGAAACAATCGCAGAAGTGTTGCCTGTTAAGATTGAATTGATTACCAAAGAGAATGTTGATCTTGCGAAATAA
- the rbsC gene encoding ribose ABC transporter permease (functions to transport ribose at high affinity; forms a complex with RbsA2C2B), which produces MKQISLPPLQFSRWLGPFSALFVLCVSLWIATPHFLTVSNLTNVAQQSSINAIISIGMTFVILTAGIDLSVGSVLAFVGVVLASALHTDMPLAIAIPIALIVGTAAGALNGVLISWGKLPPFIVTLGMMSVARSAALVVTGGRPISGFSQEFRDISNGYFLFMPIPVAIMIVLYIIAYIILTKTRFGRSTFAIGGSESAAYLSGINVKFQKLIVYALSGLTCAVAAILLTSRLNSAQPLAGINYELDAIAATVIGGTSLMGGEGSISGTLIGALIIQVLRNGLNLLEISSNFHNIVIGSVIIIAALLDTYLKSKSRKSS; this is translated from the coding sequence ATGAAGCAAATATCTCTGCCGCCGCTGCAATTTTCCCGGTGGCTTGGCCCATTTTCCGCACTTTTTGTTTTGTGCGTAAGCCTTTGGATTGCCACGCCGCACTTTCTAACCGTTTCTAATCTGACCAATGTCGCCCAACAATCGTCAATCAATGCGATTATTTCGATTGGAATGACCTTTGTCATCCTTACGGCAGGCATCGACCTTTCAGTCGGATCAGTCCTTGCATTCGTGGGTGTCGTCTTGGCAAGTGCGCTCCATACGGATATGCCGCTGGCAATTGCAATTCCAATTGCGCTCATCGTGGGTACCGCCGCCGGAGCGCTCAACGGCGTCTTGATCAGTTGGGGAAAGTTACCTCCGTTTATTGTTACGCTTGGGATGATGAGCGTTGCGAGAAGCGCCGCTCTGGTCGTCACTGGCGGTAGGCCCATTTCAGGCTTCTCACAAGAATTTCGCGATATATCAAACGGCTATTTTTTGTTCATGCCGATACCGGTCGCTATTATGATTGTGCTTTATATCATCGCGTACATTATTCTCACGAAAACCCGCTTCGGACGCAGCACGTTCGCAATCGGCGGCAGTGAATCCGCGGCCTATCTTTCCGGCATTAATGTGAAATTTCAAAAGTTGATCGTATACGCTTTATCAGGATTGACGTGCGCCGTCGCTGCGATTCTGCTTACTTCCCGCTTGAATTCCGCCCAACCTCTGGCAGGAATTAATTATGAATTAGACGCCATCGCTGCGACCGTCATCGGTGGGACCAGTTTGATGGGCGGCGAAGGAAGCATCAGCGGTACGCTGATTGGAGCACTCATTATTCAAGTGTTGCGAAACGGGTTGAATCTGCTCGAAATCTCATCCAACTTTCACAATATTGTTATCGGCAGCGTTATTATTATTGCCGCTTTATTGGATACCTATTTGAAATCGAAATCAAGAAAATCCAGTTAG
- the mmsA gene encoding CoA-acylating methylmalonate-semialdehyde dehydrogenase translates to MKVLKNYVNGQWVNAESSDTIDVINPSTGEILAKSPLSNLNDANGAISAAAAAFPSWSQTSVSTRVQPLFKLAELIRENLQEIARVLVAEMGKSTVDAVAELKRTLENCEVACGMPVLMQGDKLVGCSAGIDGEVLRVPLGVFTMIAPFNFPAMVPFWFIPYALGSGNTYVIKPSPQVPMTMAYLAELIDQSGFPPGVFNLVNGDRTVADAFIEHPEVKGVSIVGSSATCQAVAEKCVHHNKRFQAMGGAKNHLVIMPDAKIDDVIRNMVTSCYGCAGQRCMASSAIVAVGDEMYNDVCERFIEDSKNVIVGNPLDPAYLNEPMLMGPVISEKAMNFILQMIDTGVKEGATLALDGRNISIPNGGKGHYIGPTVFTDVKPGMEIHKTEIFGPVVVILKAQSLQDAIKILNSHKYGNGASIYTQNGFYAREFKLKVECGMIGVNVGIPAPVAYLPFGGMKASQFSHIKAQGKAVVNFFTDDRIVTERYWPEV, encoded by the coding sequence ATGAAGGTTTTAAAAAATTATGTTAACGGACAATGGGTAAACGCCGAATCCAGCGATACGATAGACGTCATCAATCCAAGTACCGGCGAAATTCTAGCCAAAAGCCCTCTTTCAAATTTGAATGATGCGAACGGCGCGATATCTGCTGCAGCTGCGGCGTTTCCCTCCTGGAGCCAGACTTCGGTTTCAACACGCGTCCAGCCATTGTTTAAACTGGCTGAATTGATTCGTGAAAATCTGCAAGAGATTGCTCGCGTCCTTGTCGCTGAAATGGGCAAGTCGACGGTGGACGCCGTCGCGGAACTCAAGCGTACGTTAGAAAATTGCGAAGTCGCTTGTGGAATGCCCGTGTTGATGCAAGGCGACAAACTGGTCGGATGTTCTGCGGGTATCGACGGTGAAGTGCTTCGCGTTCCGCTGGGCGTTTTTACCATGATCGCGCCGTTTAACTTTCCCGCGATGGTGCCCTTCTGGTTTATTCCCTATGCGCTTGGATCAGGAAACACATACGTCATAAAGCCTTCGCCGCAGGTTCCGATGACGATGGCGTACCTTGCCGAATTAATTGATCAATCCGGCTTTCCCCCCGGCGTTTTTAATTTGGTGAATGGAGACCGGACCGTCGCAGACGCATTCATTGAGCACCCGGAAGTGAAGGGAGTCTCGATTGTTGGATCATCCGCAACCTGTCAGGCGGTCGCGGAAAAATGCGTCCATCATAACAAGCGGTTTCAAGCGATGGGCGGCGCCAAAAACCACTTGGTCATCATGCCCGATGCGAAAATTGACGACGTGATCCGTAATATGGTTACTTCCTGTTATGGATGCGCAGGTCAACGCTGCATGGCGTCGTCTGCGATTGTTGCTGTCGGCGATGAAATGTATAACGATGTCTGCGAGCGATTTATTGAAGACTCTAAAAACGTAATCGTTGGAAATCCATTAGACCCGGCCTATCTAAACGAACCCATGCTCATGGGGCCTGTCATTTCTGAAAAGGCAATGAATTTCATTCTGCAAATGATTGATACTGGCGTGAAAGAAGGCGCGACCTTAGCCTTGGATGGTCGGAATATCTCGATACCAAACGGCGGGAAAGGCCACTACATAGGGCCAACGGTTTTCACTGACGTAAAGCCGGGTATGGAAATTCACAAGACTGAAATCTTCGGCCCGGTCGTCGTCATACTTAAAGCGCAATCGCTGCAAGATGCGATCAAGATTCTCAACAGCCATAAGTATGGAAACGGCGCGTCGATCTACACGCAAAACGGTTTCTATGCCCGTGAGTTCAAGTTGAAAGTCGAATGCGGGATGATCGGCGTGAACGTCGGCATTCCGGCGCCGGTTGCTTATTTACCGTTTGGCGGCATGAAAGCGTCTCAGTTCTCGCACATCAAAGCGCAAGGTAAGGCAGTGGTTAATTTCTTCACTGACGACCGCATTGTGACGGAACGCTATTGGCCTGAAGTTTAA
- a CDS encoding TIM barrel protein, whose product MCAIQVANAPCSWGVLEFNLEGEAAGYSTVLDEMLQSNYAGTELGDWGFMPTDPDLLRQELQSRNLALLGAFVPVALVNPDAHQDGVATALRIAKLLAAVNESPFIVLADDNGTVEARTQKAGRIQPEDGLSDAQWSVFARGADTIAKAVKEETGVRTVFHHHCAGFVETPDEIERLLSLTDPESLGLCFDTGHFEYGGGNAAEGLKTFADRIWHVHFKDCHPKIARKACEEHLDYFKAVGNGVFCELGKGSVDFPAVLKILNGLGYEDWIVVEQDVLPGMGSPLDSALRNREYLKSLGI is encoded by the coding sequence ATGTGTGCAATTCAAGTAGCGAATGCGCCTTGTTCATGGGGCGTACTTGAATTTAACCTGGAAGGCGAAGCCGCAGGATATTCAACCGTTCTCGACGAAATGCTTCAGTCGAACTACGCCGGAACCGAATTAGGCGATTGGGGCTTTATGCCCACTGACCCCGATCTTCTGCGCCAGGAACTACAATCGCGAAATCTGGCCTTGCTGGGCGCCTTCGTCCCCGTCGCTCTGGTGAATCCTGACGCGCATCAAGACGGCGTTGCGACCGCGCTCAGAATCGCCAAATTGCTCGCCGCCGTAAATGAATCGCCTTTCATCGTTCTTGCGGATGATAACGGGACCGTCGAAGCGCGTACGCAAAAAGCCGGACGCATTCAACCCGAAGACGGCCTCAGCGATGCGCAATGGAGCGTTTTCGCCCGTGGAGCGGATACCATTGCAAAGGCCGTAAAAGAAGAAACCGGCGTTCGCACTGTTTTTCACCATCATTGCGCTGGCTTTGTTGAAACGCCAGATGAAATCGAACGCCTGCTCTCTTTAACTGATCCCGAATCGCTTGGCTTGTGTTTTGATACGGGCCACTTCGAATATGGAGGCGGTAACGCTGCGGAAGGCTTGAAGACGTTTGCAGACCGGATATGGCATGTTCATTTCAAAGACTGCCATCCCAAAATTGCCCGAAAAGCCTGCGAAGAACATCTCGATTATTTTAAAGCAGTGGGCAATGGCGTATTTTGTGAACTGGGTAAAGGGTCTGTTGATTTTCCGGCGGTGTTAAAAATCTTAAATGGCCTTGGCTATGAAGATTGGATCGTCGTCGAACAGGACGTATTGCCTGGAATGGGAAGCCCGCTAGACAGTGCGCTTCGCAATCGCGAATATCTAAAATCACTTGGAATCTAA
- the iolD gene encoding 3D-(3,5/4)-trihydroxycyclohexane-1,2-dione acylhydrolase (decyclizing) has product MSQTRRLTMAQAMVKFLSNQYVERDGVENRFFEGIFGIFGHGMVAGLGLALEEYKDDLRYYQCRNEQGMVHTATAFAKQNRRLKTFICTSSIGPGATNMLTGAATATINRIPVLLLPGDIFAKRNVGPVLQQLESPHSQDMSVNDCFKPVSKYWDRINRPDQIITALPEAMRVLTSPAETGTVTIAIPQDVQTETFDYPEEFFRKRVYHIPRPRPEEPILKQAVQWIKESKRPMVVAGGGVLYSDACAELLAFCDAFGIPVGETQAGKGSLIWDQPMNLGALGVTGTSAANKIALEADLVINVGTRLSDFTTASKTQWQNPDVRFIGMNITSFDAYKHSALPLICDAKAGLEDLTSALKSEGVKPNATYVQEIGELISDWRKEEDRLFSLDAPFISQGEVIGAVTNFAGPNDVMVCAAGGLPGDLHKLWRTKSHKGYHLEYGYSCMGYEIAGGLGVKMANPDGEVYVMIGDGSYLMLCNEIVTSIQEGYKITLVFLDNHGFNCIRGLAKACGSHEFGNQFKFRDAQSGLLTGEDLPIDFAANAASLGANVIKANTKEEIIQALKKAKTFDKTTMIAIEVNPAIYVPGYNSWWDVAVPEVSGMESIQEARKNYEEMVKKEKYFL; this is encoded by the coding sequence ATGAGTCAAACACGCCGATTGACGATGGCGCAGGCGATGGTCAAATTTCTAAGCAATCAGTATGTAGAACGTGATGGAGTCGAAAACCGGTTTTTTGAAGGCATTTTCGGCATTTTTGGACACGGGATGGTCGCCGGGCTGGGGCTGGCGCTGGAAGAATATAAAGACGATCTTCGTTATTACCAATGTCGCAACGAGCAAGGCATGGTCCACACCGCGACCGCGTTCGCTAAACAAAACCGCCGCTTAAAAACATTTATTTGTACCAGTTCTATCGGCCCTGGCGCAACCAATATGCTTACGGGCGCCGCGACGGCAACCATCAACCGCATTCCCGTACTATTGTTGCCGGGCGATATCTTTGCGAAGCGTAACGTCGGCCCGGTCTTGCAACAATTAGAATCACCGCATTCGCAAGACATGTCAGTCAACGACTGCTTCAAACCTGTCAGCAAATATTGGGACCGCATCAACCGTCCCGACCAGATTATTACTGCGCTGCCAGAAGCAATGCGCGTACTGACCAGTCCGGCGGAAACGGGAACGGTTACCATTGCCATTCCGCAGGATGTTCAAACCGAGACCTTTGACTATCCTGAAGAGTTTTTCCGCAAGCGCGTCTATCACATTCCGCGCCCTCGTCCAGAAGAACCAATTCTTAAACAGGCAGTCCAATGGATCAAAGAAAGCAAACGCCCCATGGTTGTTGCGGGCGGCGGCGTTCTCTACTCTGACGCTTGCGCTGAACTGTTGGCGTTTTGTGACGCCTTTGGAATTCCCGTCGGCGAGACGCAAGCAGGAAAAGGGTCGCTGATCTGGGACCAACCGATGAATCTTGGCGCACTCGGCGTCACCGGCACCTCGGCGGCAAATAAAATTGCGCTTGAAGCCGATCTGGTTATCAATGTTGGAACCCGTTTAAGTGACTTTACCACCGCATCCAAGACGCAATGGCAGAACCCCGACGTTCGTTTTATCGGGATGAACATTACGTCTTTTGACGCTTATAAGCATTCCGCATTGCCGTTGATCTGCGACGCGAAAGCCGGCCTGGAAGATTTAACGTCTGCTCTCAAAAGCGAAGGCGTCAAGCCGAATGCGACGTACGTTCAAGAAATTGGCGAACTCATTTCAGATTGGCGCAAAGAAGAAGATCGCCTGTTTTCGCTTGACGCACCTTTCATTAGCCAGGGCGAAGTAATCGGCGCCGTAACCAATTTCGCCGGGCCAAACGATGTCATGGTTTGCGCAGCGGGTGGTTTGCCGGGCGACTTGCATAAACTCTGGCGAACCAAATCTCACAAGGGCTATCACCTGGAATATGGGTATTCTTGCATGGGGTATGAAATCGCTGGCGGCTTAGGCGTCAAGATGGCCAACCCAGATGGTGAAGTTTATGTCATGATCGGCGATGGTTCCTACCTGATGCTCTGCAATGAAATCGTTACGTCGATTCAAGAAGGCTACAAAATCACTCTCGTGTTCTTAGACAACCACGGATTCAACTGTATCCGCGGCCTGGCAAAAGCCTGCGGAAGCCATGAATTCGGCAACCAGTTTAAGTTCCGTGATGCGCAGTCGGGTCTATTAACTGGCGAAGACCTGCCGATTGATTTTGCCGCCAACGCCGCCAGCCTGGGCGCGAATGTAATCAAAGCAAACACAAAAGAAGAAATCATCCAGGCGTTGAAAAAAGCGAAAACCTTCGATAAAACGACGATGATTGCGATTGAGGTGAACCCTGCGATCTATGTGCCGGGCTACAATTCCTGGTGGGATGTTGCTGTGCCGGAAGTCTCTGGAATGGAAAGCATTCAAGAAGCAAGAAAGAATTATGAAGAAATGGTGAAGAAGGAAAAATATTTCCTATAA
- a CDS encoding transaldolase family protein codes for MNQLVYKSPLHEMTCTTPTDLWNDSCSIEELNYTISHGGVGATTNPVIVGNVLKKEMPLWSDQLSEMIQESPDRSEDEITWQLIEALAVKGASLLEPAFKEHKGMKGRLSIQTNPKYAFNQERMVEQACYFNTLAPNMQVKIPVTSVGVKAIEEATYRGVNINATVSFSVPQTLAVAEAVERGLKRREAEGHDVSGMSPVCTIMVGRIDDWLRFQADRDDITTDPGYFNYAGVAIMKQAYQVYQERGYRSRLLAAAYRCHMHWSEFIGGDLVVSIPYEWQVRFNQSDISAEPRIDNPVDPKVVDELRRKFSDFEKAYANDGMSPEEFDDFGPNRRTLRQFLEGYDSLVQVIRNRMIASPDVK; via the coding sequence ATGAACCAACTCGTTTATAAAAGCCCTCTCCATGAAATGACTTGTACAACGCCGACGGATCTTTGGAATGATTCATGTTCTATCGAAGAACTGAATTACACCATCAGTCATGGCGGCGTTGGAGCAACCACCAACCCAGTGATTGTCGGCAATGTGTTGAAGAAAGAGATGCCCCTTTGGTCTGACCAGCTTTCTGAAATGATTCAGGAATCGCCCGACCGCAGCGAAGATGAAATTACCTGGCAACTGATTGAAGCGCTCGCGGTCAAAGGAGCGTCATTGCTTGAGCCTGCGTTCAAAGAACACAAAGGCATGAAGGGGCGCTTATCCATCCAGACCAACCCCAAATATGCGTTCAATCAAGAACGTATGGTTGAGCAGGCGTGTTATTTCAATACGCTGGCGCCGAACATGCAAGTCAAGATTCCGGTTACCTCCGTCGGCGTGAAAGCCATCGAAGAAGCGACCTATCGCGGCGTGAATATTAACGCGACCGTCAGTTTTTCGGTCCCGCAAACGCTTGCCGTCGCCGAGGCGGTTGAGCGCGGTTTGAAACGGCGCGAAGCGGAAGGCCATGACGTGAGCGGCATGTCGCCAGTGTGTACCATCATGGTCGGACGCATTGACGACTGGTTGCGCTTTCAGGCGGACCGGGACGATATTACCACTGACCCCGGATATTTCAATTACGCTGGCGTCGCCATTATGAAACAGGCGTATCAAGTCTATCAAGAGCGCGGGTATCGCTCCCGTCTGCTTGCGGCGGCCTACCGCTGCCACATGCACTGGTCGGAATTTATCGGCGGCGACCTGGTCGTCTCGATTCCTTATGAATGGCAGGTGCGATTCAACCAATCGGATATATCAGCCGAACCTCGTATTGATAATCCAGTTGATCCGAAAGTGGTCGATGAGTTAAGACGCAAATTTTCTGACTTTGAAAAAGCATACGCAAATGACGGCATGTCGCCGGAAGAATTTGATGATTTCGGTCCCAATCGGCGTACGCTTCGGCAGTTTCTAGAAGGATATGATTCCTTGGTGCAGGTCATTCGCAACCGGATGATCGCAAGCCCCGACGTTAAATAA
- a CDS encoding 5-deoxy-glucuronate isomerase, whose translation MSDDLLAPYRNKPLNTGWNLFQENDSDTQLDFGIFVMEPGQSQSFAYDAQESAILVLNGNGEVITKKNRAAFDRTSWIEQAPTSVHSPAGEEVTVKASNRTELAIIKTQNSKSFPQKIYLPDEVENEHRGKGMLDDASYRIVRCVFDRRNAPPEANLVLGEVVNFPGRWSSYPPHHHTQPELYYYRFEPDWGYGHGELGEEVFKIKNHDLLRITGERDHSQASAPGFHMYYLWTICHLPDEPYTGFEFTPPFESLLS comes from the coding sequence ATGTCTGATGATCTATTAGCGCCATATCGAAATAAGCCTTTGAACACTGGCTGGAACCTTTTTCAAGAAAACGATTCTGACACGCAATTAGACTTTGGCATTTTCGTCATGGAACCAGGCCAGTCGCAATCATTCGCTTATGACGCGCAGGAATCGGCGATTCTCGTATTAAATGGAAACGGTGAAGTCATAACGAAAAAAAACCGCGCGGCATTTGACCGGACATCTTGGATCGAGCAGGCGCCAACGTCCGTCCATTCGCCCGCAGGCGAAGAAGTGACGGTAAAGGCATCGAATCGAACAGAACTTGCCATTATAAAAACGCAGAATTCAAAATCATTTCCGCAAAAAATCTATTTGCCGGATGAAGTCGAAAACGAACATCGCGGCAAAGGGATGTTGGATGACGCAAGTTATCGCATCGTCCGTTGCGTATTTGATCGACGAAATGCGCCGCCCGAAGCCAATCTGGTTTTAGGCGAGGTTGTGAATTTTCCCGGACGTTGGAGCAGCTATCCGCCGCACCATCATACCCAACCGGAGTTATATTATTATCGCTTTGAGCCGGACTGGGGTTATGGCCACGGTGAACTGGGCGAAGAAGTATTCAAAATAAAAAACCACGATTTACTTCGAATCACAGGCGAGCGCGACCACTCTCAAGCCTCTGCGCCTGGGTTTCACATGTATTATCTTTGGACGATTTGCCACTTGCCGGATGAACCGTATACGGGCTTCGAGTTTACGCCGCCATTCGAGTCGTTGTTGAGTTAG
- a CDS encoding flavodoxin family protein: MKVIAINGSARKDGNTAILVNYVLRELESEGIDGEMIQLSGRAIRGCMACYQCFEKKDQRCSNKSDIVNECIEKIIEADGVILASPTYFSDVTAELKALIDRAGLVAIANGNLFKRKVSAAVIAVRRGGEIHAFDTINHFYLQSEMIVPGSIYWNMGFGLDQGEVESDEEGIRTMKTLGQNMAWLMKKIQA, translated from the coding sequence ATGAAAGTAATCGCAATCAATGGCAGCGCCCGCAAAGACGGCAATACAGCGATTTTGGTAAATTACGTCTTACGCGAATTGGAATCAGAGGGCATAGATGGAGAGATGATTCAACTTTCAGGGCGCGCCATTCGCGGGTGTATGGCTTGTTATCAGTGTTTTGAAAAAAAAGACCAACGTTGTTCTAACAAGAGCGACATCGTCAATGAGTGTATTGAGAAAATCATCGAAGCGGATGGAGTGATTCTGGCGTCTCCAACCTATTTTTCAGACGTCACCGCCGAACTGAAAGCCTTGATCGACAGAGCGGGGCTGGTCGCAATCGCGAACGGTAATTTATTCAAGCGAAAAGTTAGCGCTGCCGTGATTGCTGTCCGCCGGGGCGGGGAAATTCACGCTTTTGATACCATTAATCATTTCTATCTTCAAAGTGAAATGATTGTCCCCGGTTCGATTTATTGGAACATGGGCTTCGGCTTAGATCAGGGCGAAGTCGAAAGCGATGAGGAAGGCATTCGCACAATGAAAACGCTTGGGCAAAACATGGCATGGTTGATGAAAAAAATTCAGGCTTGA
- a CDS encoding sulfatase-like hydrolase/transferase, with protein sequence MKTMDNRRQFLTKMGAGGAALLAPVLHGNFSQGAQKKPNVVLIFADDQGSIDINTYGAKDLITPNLDALAKRGTRFMQFYAAAPVCSPPRAALMTGRYPQRAGLSGNASSSKGHAGMPTEQITIAEMMNGAGYAAGHVGKWHLGYTPETMPNGQGFDDSFGHMGGCIDNYSHFFYWNGPNRHDLWRNGEEVWNDGEFFGDLMVDECKQFITEKKDEPFFLYWAINFPHYPLQGKEKWRKKYEHLEPPRNGYAAFVSTMDEMIGEVVGHLDALGLTEDTIIIFQSDHGHSTEIRTGGGGGDAGPYRGAKFSLFEGGIRVPAIVSWPGHIEENAVREQLATGCDWFPTIQDLCGITPATHKLDGKSLVPVLKSPNEPSQHHVFHWQTGKDSWAVRQGDWKLLGNPQDTSNKAKITDEDKLFLCNLSQDITEMTNLAEQHPDIVKRMVRLHEAWIEDVHKQE encoded by the coding sequence ATGAAAACGATGGACAATCGGCGACAGTTTTTGACGAAGATGGGCGCAGGCGGAGCGGCTTTGTTGGCTCCGGTGCTCCATGGCAACTTTTCTCAAGGCGCGCAAAAAAAACCGAACGTGGTTTTGATCTTTGCTGACGATCAAGGCTCAATTGATATCAACACGTATGGCGCCAAAGATTTAATCACGCCAAACCTGGATGCGCTGGCGAAGCGCGGGACCCGCTTCATGCAGTTTTATGCGGCCGCGCCGGTTTGTTCTCCCCCGCGCGCGGCCTTGATGACCGGGCGATACCCGCAGCGCGCTGGCTTATCGGGTAATGCGTCGTCATCAAAAGGCCATGCCGGAATGCCAACCGAACAGATCACCATTGCCGAGATGATGAACGGCGCTGGGTATGCCGCCGGACATGTAGGAAAATGGCACCTGGGTTACACGCCTGAGACCATGCCGAACGGACAGGGCTTTGATGACTCGTTTGGACACATGGGGGGGTGTATTGATAACTATTCGCATTTCTTTTATTGGAACGGGCCTAACCGTCACGACCTTTGGCGCAACGGCGAAGAAGTCTGGAATGACGGCGAATTTTTCGGCGACTTGATGGTGGATGAATGTAAGCAATTTATCACAGAGAAAAAAGACGAGCCGTTTTTTTTATATTGGGCGATTAATTTCCCGCATTACCCATTACAGGGGAAGGAAAAGTGGCGCAAAAAATATGAACACTTGGAACCCCCGCGAAACGGCTACGCTGCATTTGTATCGACGATGGATGAGATGATCGGTGAAGTCGTGGGCCACCTCGATGCGCTCGGATTGACCGAAGACACCATCATTATTTTTCAATCGGATCATGGTCATTCAACCGAAATTCGCACTGGCGGCGGAGGTGGAGACGCGGGGCCGTATCGAGGCGCCAAGTTTAGCCTATTTGAGGGCGGCATTCGCGTACCGGCCATCGTCAGCTGGCCTGGGCATATTGAAGAAAACGCTGTGCGCGAGCAATTGGCGACGGGGTGCGATTGGTTCCCTACGATTCAAGACTTGTGCGGGATCACGCCTGCGACGCACAAGTTAGACGGCAAGAGCCTTGTTCCGGTCTTGAAATCCCCCAATGAACCGTCGCAGCATCATGTGTTTCATTGGCAAACCGGCAAGGACAGCTGGGCTGTCAGGCAGGGGGATTGGAAACTACTGGGCAATCCGCAAGATACATCGAACAAAGCGAAAATCACAGATGAGGATAAATTGTTTTTGTGTAATCTTTCACAAGACATCACTGAAATGACCAACCTGGCAGAGCAACATCCAGATATCGTCAAACGAATGGTTCGCCTTCATGAGGCTTGGATCGAGGATGTTCACAAACAAGAATAA